The following are from one region of the Marinomonas sp. CT5 genome:
- a CDS encoding TIGR02450 family Trp-rich protein, giving the protein MHKINPNKLLMSKWTSTSPQQKEKHFIVTTIIRDEDDKVTECVLEAVINKNEYLLPWQDLTSPDHWLQGWK; this is encoded by the coding sequence ATGCACAAAATAAACCCAAACAAGCTTTTGATGTCAAAATGGACATCCACTTCACCACAACAAAAAGAAAAACATTTCATTGTTACGACAATCATACGAGATGAAGACGACAAGGTTACTGAGTGTGTTCTTGAAGCCGTCATTAACAAAAACGAGTACCTTTTACCTTGGCAAGACTTAACATCACCAGATCACTGGCTCCAAGGTTGGAAGTAA
- a CDS encoding GGDEF domain-containing protein yields the protein MVNTSQLKHPHTFTSNHIINSLQQTSYILTIASLTGCMVHFLFIFLFIYLNQTILAWLNILSVLAWLSTLWFNRVKRHEISVLIMNTEVLIHAIAATSLLGIDAGFQYYLWPMTLLLMVVPCLKITWSAILAFINIAIFATLCLFFHDGLDSLNAYYPPLLIFNLMGASLPFITTAAVSRYAYSNQYLSMVKLAERDELTQLFNRRFGLEALNYYIDYLKNNHVPFCISLVDVDYFKRVNDQLGHSKGDEILVKIANYLSKSMRETDISSRWGGEEFLFIFPNVELCQIQQRIETICQDMPNNISVENWDQTISCSFGLIQVKQGETAEEALKRVDSSLYQAKKNGRYQVVSDH from the coding sequence GTGGTAAATACTAGCCAATTAAAACACCCACATACGTTTACTTCAAACCACATTATTAACAGCCTTCAGCAAACGTCTTACATTTTGACCATCGCGTCACTAACTGGCTGTATGGTTCATTTTCTTTTTATTTTTTTATTTATCTATCTGAATCAAACCATATTAGCTTGGTTGAACATATTAAGTGTTTTAGCGTGGTTAAGCACACTCTGGTTTAATCGAGTAAAGCGGCACGAAATTTCTGTTTTGATTATGAACACAGAAGTGCTAATCCACGCAATTGCGGCCACCAGCCTACTTGGGATTGATGCAGGCTTTCAATATTACCTCTGGCCCATGACGCTATTATTAATGGTCGTCCCCTGCCTCAAAATTACTTGGTCAGCCATTCTGGCCTTCATCAATATCGCCATATTCGCCACACTGTGTTTATTTTTTCATGACGGACTGGATAGCTTAAATGCTTATTACCCTCCTCTTTTGATATTTAATCTTATGGGAGCAAGCCTACCCTTCATTACCACCGCTGCAGTTTCTCGATATGCCTATTCGAACCAATATTTATCCATGGTAAAACTGGCAGAAAGAGACGAGCTCACCCAGCTATTTAACCGTCGTTTTGGTCTTGAAGCGCTAAATTACTATATTGATTACCTAAAAAATAATCATGTCCCTTTTTGTATCAGTTTAGTGGATGTGGACTACTTCAAGCGCGTCAATGACCAACTTGGACACAGTAAAGGCGATGAGATTCTTGTCAAAATCGCCAATTATTTATCCAAGTCCATGCGTGAAACGGATATTTCTAGTCGCTGGGGCGGCGAAGAATTCTTATTCATTTTCCCAAATGTTGAACTTTGTCAGATACAGCAGCGTATCGAAACCATCTGCCAAGATATGCCGAACAACATCTCGGTTGAAAACTGGGACCAAACCATCAGCTGTAGTTTTGGACTGATTCAAGTAAAGCAAGGAGAGACAGCAGAAGAGGCGCTAAAACGCGTCGATAGCTCACTTTATCAAGCGAAAAAAAATGGTCGTTACCAAGTAGTAAGCGACCATTAA
- a CDS encoding DUF1289 domain-containing protein, producing MEQIELFAIESPCRGVCENSTKGFCKGCLRSREERFHWFSLTNEQRHHVLDLCKQRRARLLKARQDRLDADSAKALPYGMDDEPITDLFELTND from the coding sequence TTGGAACAAATTGAACTGTTTGCCATAGAAAGCCCTTGCCGTGGAGTGTGTGAGAACAGTACGAAGGGGTTTTGCAAAGGCTGCTTGCGAAGCCGAGAAGAGCGCTTTCACTGGTTTTCTTTAACCAATGAACAACGCCATCACGTGCTCGACCTATGTAAACAGCGTCGAGCGCGTTTACTAAAAGCGCGCCAAGACAGGCTGGACGCCGACTCAGCGAAAGCCTTACCTTATGGCATGGATGATGAGCCGATTACGGATTTATTTGAATTAACAAACGATTAA
- the radA gene encoding DNA repair protein RadA, with protein sequence MAKAKTAFVCNECGADYAKWQGQCQACSAWNSLSEIRLTSGKTSARVSASQDPRYQGYAGAVTGIQNLSDVDLGDVPRFSSGAKEFDRVLGGGLVPGGVVLIGGHPGAGKSTLLLQTMCWLAQQQSALYVTGEESLQQVAMRAKRLGLPTENLKMLSETNVEAILTTAQQVKPKIMVIDSIQVMHLDGVESAPGSVSQVRESAAVLTRFAKQTQTAVLLVGHVTKDGSLAGPKVLEHMVDCSVLLEGSEDSRFRTLRGMKNRFGAVNELGVFAMLENGLKEVKNPSSIFLNRSNHPAAGSLVMVVWEGTRPLLVELQALVDDSALGNPRRVTVGFDHNRLAMLLAVLHKHGGLLTSDQDVYLNVVGGVKVLETSADLAAIAAVVSSFRDRVLPHDLVVLGEVGLSGEIRPVPSGQERISEAAKHGFTRAVVPKANCPKKPIEGMKVIGVDRLSEALDAIFEN encoded by the coding sequence ATGGCCAAAGCAAAAACCGCTTTTGTATGCAATGAATGCGGAGCCGACTACGCGAAATGGCAAGGACAATGCCAAGCCTGTAGTGCATGGAACTCCTTATCCGAAATTCGCCTCACCTCTGGCAAGACTTCCGCTCGAGTATCTGCTAGCCAAGATCCACGTTATCAAGGTTATGCTGGTGCCGTGACAGGCATTCAAAACCTATCCGATGTGGATTTAGGCGATGTGCCACGTTTTAGTTCTGGCGCAAAAGAATTCGATCGGGTGTTAGGTGGTGGGTTAGTACCCGGCGGTGTCGTGCTGATTGGCGGACACCCAGGCGCAGGCAAAAGTACCCTCTTGCTACAAACCATGTGTTGGTTAGCACAACAGCAAAGTGCCTTATATGTCACAGGGGAAGAATCCCTGCAACAAGTCGCCATGCGAGCAAAACGTCTTGGTTTACCAACAGAAAATTTAAAAATGCTTTCGGAAACCAATGTAGAGGCTATTTTAACGACCGCCCAGCAGGTCAAACCGAAAATCATGGTCATCGACTCGATCCAAGTTATGCATTTAGACGGTGTCGAGTCCGCTCCAGGAAGCGTCTCTCAGGTAAGAGAAAGTGCCGCCGTATTAACGCGCTTCGCCAAGCAAACCCAAACCGCAGTATTACTGGTTGGGCATGTGACTAAAGACGGTTCTTTGGCGGGTCCAAAGGTACTGGAACACATGGTGGACTGCTCAGTATTACTAGAAGGGTCTGAAGATTCTCGCTTTCGCACCCTCCGTGGCATGAAAAACCGCTTTGGAGCGGTAAATGAACTAGGTGTTTTTGCCATGCTCGAAAATGGCTTAAAAGAAGTCAAAAACCCAAGCTCTATTTTCTTGAACCGAAGTAATCATCCCGCCGCTGGCAGCCTTGTGATGGTGGTTTGGGAAGGAACTCGTCCCTTGCTAGTCGAGCTTCAAGCTTTGGTTGATGATTCTGCTTTAGGTAATCCAAGACGCGTGACCGTTGGTTTTGATCATAACCGATTGGCCATGTTATTGGCCGTTTTACACAAACACGGTGGATTATTAACGTCTGACCAAGACGTATACCTTAATGTGGTTGGCGGTGTAAAAGTACTAGAAACCAGTGCCGATTTAGCCGCCATTGCCGCGGTGGTATCGAGCTTCCGAGACAGAGTGCTACCCCATGATTTGGTGGTGCTTGGCGAAGTGGGTTTATCAGGTGAAATTCGCCCTGTTCCTTCCGGTCAAGAACGCATTAGTGAAGCGGCAAAACATGGTTTCACAAGAGCGGTAGTGCCAAAAGCCAATTGCCCAAAGAAACCGATTGAAGGTATGAAAGTGATTGGGGTTGATCGCCTATCGGAGGCGCTGGATGCCATTTTTGAGAATTAA
- a CDS encoding DUF4466 family protein, with protein sequence MALISAAYWDVVPNFCINLVQEAGVWLNSFCIYLFYILGFK encoded by the coding sequence ATGGCTTTAATTAGTGCGGCATATTGGGATGTTGTACCGAATTTCTGCATTAACTTGGTGCAAGAAGCTGGAGTCTGGTTAAACTCTTTCTGTATTTATCTGTTCTATATCCTTGGTTTTAAATAG
- a CDS encoding bile acid:sodium symporter family protein: protein MVIQLFPFWALLLSAIAFFQPDVFVGLKAQIVPLLTVIMLAMGLTLSPADFKQVLKNGKAVGVGVLLQFLVMPIAAFGVAFAFGFDTELTVGMLLVGSVAGGTSSNVMCYLAKGDTALSISMTAISTLLGVLLTPFLVSLMIGQSVDVPVAGMLMSLFKIVLLPVAAGVLINTFFSKFVRKAEPIFPYISMFAIVLIIAIVVALSASKIVQVGLVVAAAVVLHNAIGLILGYWVTYLLGFDARVCRTIAFEVGLQNSGLAAALAVKFFTPMAALPGTIFSVWHNISGSLLASYWSRRPVAESSQNEADK from the coding sequence ATGGTTATCCAGCTGTTCCCTTTTTGGGCCTTGTTGTTATCAGCAATTGCCTTTTTTCAACCGGATGTATTTGTGGGGTTGAAGGCACAAATTGTTCCATTGTTGACGGTTATCATGTTAGCAATGGGATTAACTTTAAGCCCAGCCGATTTCAAACAGGTGTTGAAAAATGGTAAAGCCGTTGGTGTGGGTGTGTTATTGCAGTTTTTAGTTATGCCTATTGCGGCCTTTGGTGTGGCCTTTGCGTTTGGCTTTGATACGGAATTAACCGTTGGTATGTTGCTAGTGGGCAGTGTGGCTGGTGGTACGTCATCGAATGTCATGTGTTATCTAGCAAAAGGCGATACCGCCTTGTCTATTTCTATGACGGCTATTTCCACCTTGTTAGGTGTGTTATTGACGCCATTCTTAGTGTCTCTGATGATTGGACAAAGCGTTGATGTGCCCGTTGCAGGTATGTTGATGAGTTTATTTAAAATTGTTTTGCTGCCTGTTGCGGCTGGTGTTTTGATTAATACATTTTTTTCAAAATTTGTCCGTAAGGCAGAACCTATTTTTCCTTATATTTCGATGTTTGCCATCGTGCTTATCATTGCCATCGTAGTGGCCTTGAGCGCCTCTAAGATAGTTCAAGTCGGTCTGGTTGTTGCCGCGGCGGTCGTTCTCCATAACGCAATTGGTCTGATTCTAGGTTATTGGGTCACGTATCTATTGGGCTTCGATGCTCGTGTTTGTCGTACCATTGCTTTTGAAGTGGGTTTGCAAAACTCAGGTTTGGCCGCAGCACTGGCTGTGAAATTTTTCACTCCTATGGCGGCTCTGCCTGGTACCATTTTCAGTGTATGGCACAACATTTCAGGTTCATTGTTGGCAAGCTACTGGAGCCGTCGACCTGTGGCTGAAAGCAGTCAAAACGAAGCAGACAAATAA
- a CDS encoding ammonium transporter — protein sequence MQDQIFHLQYAMDTFYFLVCGALVMWMAAGFAMLEAGLVRAKNTTEILTKNVALFAISCIMYLICGYSIMYGGEWFLTGIQDVDVASTLTDFAGREGGFEGGSIYSGASDFFFQVVFVATAMSIVSGAVAERMKLWSFLIFAIVMTAFIYPMEGNWTWGGGSVFGMFSLGDLGFTDFAGSGIVHMAGASAALAGVLVLGARKGKYGPNGEVRAIPGANLPLATLGTFILWMGWFGFNGGSVLKLGDIANANSVAMVFLNTNAAAAGGAIGALLLARILFGKADLTMLLNGALAGLVAITAGPDTPSALGATLIGLVGGLIVVVSILTLDKLKIDDPVGAISVHGVVGLWGLLAVPLTNDGTTFGGQIAGALTIFVWVFVTSLVVWLIIKAIMGIRVSEEEEYEGVDFSECGMEAYPEFKKS from the coding sequence ATGCAAGATCAAATTTTTCACTTACAATATGCCATGGACACCTTTTATTTCTTGGTGTGTGGCGCGCTGGTTATGTGGATGGCAGCTGGGTTTGCCATGTTGGAAGCAGGTTTAGTACGTGCCAAAAACACCACTGAAATTTTAACTAAGAACGTGGCTTTGTTTGCCATTTCTTGCATCATGTACCTAATTTGCGGCTACTCCATCATGTACGGTGGCGAGTGGTTCCTTACAGGTATTCAAGATGTAGATGTAGCTTCAACACTAACAGACTTTGCTGGTCGTGAAGGTGGATTTGAAGGTGGCTCTATCTACTCAGGTGCATCTGACTTCTTCTTCCAAGTTGTGTTCGTAGCGACAGCCATGTCTATCGTGTCTGGTGCCGTTGCTGAGCGTATGAAACTTTGGTCATTCCTTATCTTTGCGATTGTAATGACTGCATTTATTTACCCAATGGAAGGTAACTGGACTTGGGGTGGCGGTTCTGTATTCGGCATGTTCAGCCTTGGCGACCTTGGTTTTACTGACTTTGCTGGTTCAGGCATTGTTCATATGGCAGGTGCCTCTGCTGCACTAGCCGGTGTTTTGGTTCTTGGCGCTCGTAAAGGCAAATACGGTCCTAACGGTGAAGTTCGTGCCATTCCTGGTGCTAACCTTCCTCTAGCAACTCTAGGTACATTCATCCTTTGGATGGGTTGGTTCGGTTTCAACGGTGGTTCTGTATTGAAACTTGGCGATATCGCAAACGCTAACTCTGTTGCTATGGTGTTCTTGAATACAAATGCGGCAGCGGCAGGCGGTGCTATTGGTGCCCTATTACTTGCGCGAATTTTGTTCGGCAAAGCCGATCTAACAATGCTTCTAAACGGTGCACTAGCTGGTCTGGTAGCGATCACTGCGGGTCCAGATACACCATCAGCTCTAGGTGCGACGTTAATTGGTCTTGTTGGTGGTCTGATTGTTGTTGTGTCTATCCTAACTCTAGACAAGCTAAAAATTGATGATCCAGTGGGCGCGATCTCTGTTCACGGTGTTGTGGGTCTTTGGGGCTTGCTAGCGGTGCCACTAACAAACGATGGCACAACCTTCGGTGGTCAAATTGCAGGTGCTCTTACTATCTTCGTCTGGGTATTCGTTACTAGCCTAGTCGTTTGGTTGATCATCAAAGCCATTATGGGTATTCGAGTAAGCGAAGAAGAAGAATACGAAGGTGTAGACTTCTCTGAATGTGGTATGGAAGCTTACCCAGAATTCAAAAAGAGCTAA
- a CDS encoding carbon-nitrogen hydrolase family protein, giving the protein MHDDLHLTIRNLSNNDYDEIKVLMDKVYHDLGGSWPEHTIHKLIKDFPEGQICLEDHGKIVGLALSVQVSYQRFSNPHTYDDLIDQKENILNDARGDAMYGLDVLIAPEYRGYRLGRRLYEARKDLCRQHNLRAILAGGRIPNYHEHAHEMSAAEYLEAVRERKLYDPILTFQLSNDFQVTRLLKRYLPEDEKSQGFATLLEWKNIFFEPDTNVIRSRKTQVRIGAIQWQMREVESVDELLKQVEYFIDAVSDYKSDFVLFPEFFNAPLIGLSPDQRNQTEAIRFLASFTERFINEMSQFAVSYNINVITGSMPVIEDDIVYNVSYLCRRDGTVEEQKKIHITPHERRDWVIEGGNDLKVFNTDAGRVGILICYDVEFPELGRLLAEQDMDILFVPFWTDTKNGYLRVRRCAQARAIENECYVVICGSCGNLPQVENLDIQYAQSSVFSPSDFSYPHDAVMAETTPNTEMIMFSDLDLDKLKLTRSEGSVNNLKDRRTDLYSVNWKKSK; this is encoded by the coding sequence ATGCACGACGATTTACATTTAACGATTCGTAACCTCAGCAACAACGATTATGACGAGATCAAAGTATTGATGGATAAGGTCTATCATGATCTTGGCGGATCTTGGCCAGAACACACTATTCACAAACTCATCAAAGACTTTCCTGAAGGGCAAATTTGTCTGGAAGACCATGGCAAAATTGTCGGATTGGCCCTGTCCGTACAGGTCAGCTATCAGCGCTTTAGTAACCCACATACTTACGATGATCTTATTGACCAAAAAGAAAATATTCTAAATGACGCCCGTGGTGATGCCATGTATGGCCTAGATGTTCTCATCGCACCAGAGTACCGTGGCTACCGCCTTGGTCGTCGCTTGTACGAAGCCAGAAAAGACTTATGCCGCCAACATAATTTACGCGCAATATTGGCAGGTGGACGCATTCCTAACTATCACGAACACGCCCACGAAATGAGCGCCGCGGAATATCTAGAAGCCGTACGTGAACGTAAGCTTTACGACCCTATTCTGACGTTTCAATTATCGAACGACTTCCAAGTCACGCGCCTATTAAAACGCTACCTACCTGAGGATGAAAAATCACAGGGTTTTGCCACTTTATTAGAATGGAAAAATATCTTTTTCGAACCCGATACCAATGTTATTCGCTCCCGAAAAACACAAGTTCGAATTGGTGCCATTCAATGGCAAATGCGTGAAGTCGAAAGCGTTGACGAGCTCTTGAAGCAAGTTGAATACTTTATCGACGCTGTGTCCGATTATAAAAGTGACTTCGTCTTATTCCCTGAATTCTTCAATGCTCCCTTGATCGGATTAAGCCCAGACCAGCGTAACCAAACCGAAGCGATTCGCTTCTTAGCAAGCTTTACTGAGCGCTTTATTAATGAGATGTCTCAGTTCGCTGTCAGTTACAACATCAACGTCATTACAGGCTCAATGCCAGTAATTGAAGACGACATAGTCTATAACGTCAGCTACTTGTGTCGTCGTGACGGCACAGTGGAAGAACAGAAGAAAATTCACATCACCCCTCATGAGCGCCGTGATTGGGTCATTGAAGGTGGTAATGACTTAAAAGTCTTCAACACCGATGCTGGCCGGGTAGGTATCTTGATTTGTTACGATGTGGAATTTCCAGAGTTGGGTCGCTTATTGGCCGAGCAAGATATGGACATTTTGTTTGTTCCATTCTGGACTGACACCAAAAATGGCTACTTGCGTGTCCGTCGCTGTGCCCAAGCTCGGGCTATCGAGAATGAATGTTATGTGGTTATTTGTGGTAGCTGTGGCAACCTACCACAGGTAGAAAACCTAGACATTCAGTATGCACAAAGCTCGGTGTTTTCACCTTCAGATTTCTCTTATCCACACGATGCGGTTATGGCAGAAACCACGCCAAACACAGAAATGATCATGTTCTCGGATCTGGATTTGGATAAATTGAAACTGACTCGAAGCGAAGGCTCGGTAAACAACTTAAAAGATCGCCGCACGGACCTTTATTCGGTTAATTGGAAAAAGTCCAAATAA
- the glnK gene encoding P-II family nitrogen regulator gives MKLITAIIKPFKLDDVREALSEIGVQGITVTEVKGFGRQKGHTELYRGAEYVVDFLPKVKIELAIADEMTDQVVEAITGAANTGKIGDGKIFIVNLEQAVRIRTGETGVEAV, from the coding sequence ATGAAGCTTATAACTGCCATCATCAAGCCATTTAAACTCGATGATGTTCGAGAAGCACTTTCTGAAATCGGCGTTCAAGGTATCACCGTAACAGAAGTAAAAGGTTTCGGACGTCAAAAAGGCCATACAGAACTATACCGCGGCGCTGAATACGTAGTGGATTTTTTACCTAAAGTAAAAATTGAACTTGCCATTGCAGACGAAATGACTGACCAGGTGGTTGAAGCCATTACTGGTGCTGCAAACACTGGCAAAATCGGCGACGGTAAGATTTTTATCGTTAACCTTGAACAAGCGGTTCGTATTCGTACCGGCGAGACTGGTGTAGAAGCAGTTTAA
- a CDS encoding accessory factor UbiK family protein, whose product MIDQFIKQLGTGLEQAAETLGKLPKEEIQAQLHEVARNTLSKMDLVTREEFEVQAAMLVKYREKLAMLEARLNELEEKE is encoded by the coding sequence ATGATTGATCAATTTATAAAGCAACTCGGAACAGGATTAGAGCAAGCTGCCGAAACACTTGGTAAACTCCCTAAAGAAGAGATACAAGCACAACTACATGAAGTTGCGCGTAATACATTAAGCAAGATGGACTTGGTTACTCGAGAGGAATTCGAGGTTCAGGCGGCCATGCTAGTTAAATATCGAGAAAAGCTGGCGATGCTAGAAGCTCGTTTAAATGAGTTAGAAGAAAAAGAGTAG
- a CDS encoding alpha/beta hydrolase has translation MEANQKTASNGDDGLVIDVEKNTAYLSGVLGADLVKQLSDMIRKNPNVTELVLVDVPGSVDQQATMEGARLIRRLGLNTRIASTGYVLSGGVDLFLGGVKRSIGAGAGVGVHSWSDGTKVSAKSLNQADPVHATYVNFYLEMGVPERFYWFSLEAAPADRVYFLSPEEVYDFQLATE, from the coding sequence ATGGAAGCAAATCAGAAAACGGCTTCCAATGGCGATGATGGTTTGGTCATTGATGTGGAAAAAAATACGGCTTATTTATCTGGTGTTTTAGGTGCAGACTTAGTAAAGCAGCTAAGTGATATGATACGAAAAAATCCCAATGTCACAGAATTGGTATTGGTGGATGTGCCCGGATCTGTGGATCAGCAAGCGACGATGGAAGGGGCGCGCTTGATTAGACGACTAGGTTTGAATACCAGGATTGCATCAACGGGTTACGTGCTTTCTGGTGGCGTTGATCTATTCTTAGGAGGGGTGAAACGCAGTATCGGTGCTGGTGCTGGGGTTGGTGTCCATTCCTGGTCAGATGGCACCAAGGTCAGTGCGAAAAGTCTGAACCAAGCGGATCCTGTGCATGCTACCTACGTTAATTTTTATCTAGAAATGGGTGTTCCAGAGCGTTTTTATTGGTTTTCTTTGGAGGCGGCACCAGCGGATCGAGTCTATTTTTTATCACCAGAAGAAGTGTACGATTTCCAATTAGCGACAGAATAG
- a CDS encoding YifB family Mg chelatase-like AAA ATPase, with amino-acid sequence MSLATIYSRARVGVSSPLVTVETHISNGLPSLNIVGLPEAAVREAKDRVRSAIINSHFEFPTRRVTINLAPADLPKEGGRYDLAIAISVLVASGQLGELNLRDTEFIGELALSGDIRGVSGLLPSAIACHQANRQLILPEDNQQEAALVEGDAVFAKHLTQVTAHLLKLSKLPNCESKPAEPLPLDHKDMRDVKGQYQARRALEVAAAGGHNLLFIGPAGTGKTMLASRLPSIMPAMTEAEALAVASVQSVAGRKMGLDWYWSERPFRSPHHSCSAAALVGGGSIPQPGEASLAHCGVLFLDELPEFDRKVLEVLREPLENGEVHISRARGQVTFPARFQLVAAMNASNEAYNGGQDYYQSSASQKYLKKLSAPFLDRIDLHVEVPPLPSNVLVNAQEEGESSASVRDRVERAVARQRARQGVQNALLSGRQLEAICALSHDDKHFMQQALEKLKLSARAYHRVLKVALTLADLNDSPVTRAHLMESLSYRKMEKTLSMAVSS; translated from the coding sequence ATGAGTTTAGCCACTATTTATAGTCGCGCCCGTGTGGGCGTGTCTTCCCCTCTAGTTACCGTTGAAACCCATATTTCAAATGGATTGCCTTCATTAAATATAGTGGGCTTGCCCGAGGCCGCCGTTCGTGAAGCCAAAGATCGTGTGCGTAGCGCTATCATCAACAGTCATTTTGAATTCCCCACACGGCGCGTCACGATCAATCTAGCACCAGCCGATCTTCCGAAGGAAGGGGGGCGATATGATTTAGCCATTGCGATCAGTGTGTTGGTAGCGTCCGGTCAGCTAGGAGAATTGAATTTACGAGATACCGAGTTTATTGGTGAATTAGCCCTGTCTGGTGATATCCGCGGTGTATCGGGTTTGTTGCCGTCCGCGATTGCCTGCCATCAAGCGAATCGGCAATTAATTCTACCCGAAGATAATCAGCAAGAGGCGGCTTTGGTCGAGGGGGATGCCGTGTTTGCTAAACATCTGACCCAAGTGACAGCTCATCTCTTAAAGTTAAGTAAACTACCCAATTGTGAATCTAAGCCAGCCGAGCCCTTGCCTTTAGACCATAAAGACATGCGTGATGTGAAAGGCCAGTATCAAGCCCGTCGAGCCTTAGAAGTTGCGGCGGCAGGTGGACATAATCTGCTTTTTATCGGCCCCGCAGGAACGGGAAAAACCATGCTAGCGTCTCGTTTACCCAGTATTATGCCCGCCATGACAGAAGCGGAAGCGCTGGCAGTTGCATCCGTTCAATCCGTAGCGGGTCGAAAAATGGGCCTAGATTGGTACTGGTCAGAGCGTCCCTTTCGATCGCCACATCACTCTTGTTCTGCCGCTGCACTAGTGGGAGGAGGTTCTATCCCTCAACCTGGTGAGGCGTCTTTAGCACACTGCGGTGTTTTATTCCTTGATGAGTTACCAGAGTTCGACCGTAAAGTGTTGGAAGTATTACGAGAGCCTTTAGAAAATGGCGAGGTGCATATCTCTCGTGCTCGTGGGCAAGTGACATTTCCTGCTCGCTTTCAGCTGGTTGCTGCCATGAACGCCAGTAATGAAGCTTATAATGGTGGACAAGATTATTACCAATCTAGTGCCAGCCAGAAGTACCTTAAAAAACTTTCCGCGCCATTTTTAGATCGTATTGATTTGCATGTGGAAGTGCCGCCTTTGCCTTCAAATGTTTTGGTCAATGCGCAAGAAGAAGGTGAGTCTAGCGCCAGTGTTCGTGACAGAGTTGAGCGGGCAGTCGCCAGACAAAGAGCACGACAAGGTGTACAAAACGCGTTATTGAGTGGTCGTCAGTTAGAAGCCATTTGTGCTTTGAGTCATGATGATAAACATTTTATGCAACAAGCCTTGGAAAAGTTAAAACTTTCGGCTCGTGCTTACCATCGAGTTTTAAAAGTCGCGCTGACATTGGCAGATTTGAATGATTCTCCTGTTACTAGAGCCCACTTAATGGAATCTTTAAGCTATCGGAAAATGGAAAAAACGTTATCAATGGCCGTCTCTTCTTAA